A window of Scomber scombrus chromosome 23, fScoSco1.1, whole genome shotgun sequence contains these coding sequences:
- the plin2 gene encoding perilipin-2 isoform X1, with product MAAADVMSNQSVVERVTSLPLVSSTYGLVSSVYSNTKGTHPYIKSVCEAAEQGVWTISSVAYTTASPIIDKLEPQIAIANDLACKGLDQIEKNLPILHQPSEQIVSSAKDVVTNAKDVVSGAKGTVSDTLTNMVEKTRGAVQDRVDQTKAVVSGSVSTVLESRVARLVCSGVDTALSTSESLVEQYLPLTEDELELEAKTVNGFDMKEPSYYVRLGSLSTKLRKRAAAKTLAKIKDGKQRSVEFISELNSTVDLIEYGRKNIDGANQMVNDKLSSLVVWRSNGPNQENSHEAEAIESRTLALARSLTQQLQTTCLVLVSSLQGLPNHLQQEVFSVGRSATQVYNSFSKAKVLKDLPDSVLTNCKVQLGKMKDSLDNVMDYLVNNTPLNWLVGPFYPQITPKETQAASSCRPSTQPCREALNEIEMESMDSQQQQQQQPQQ from the exons ATGGCAGCAGCAGACGTTATGTCAAATCAG AGTGTGGTGGAGAGGGTGACCAGCCTTCCTTTGGTGAGTTCCACTTATGGCTTGGTGTCCAGCGTTTACTCCAACACCAAGGGCACCCACCCTTACATCAAGTCTGTGTGTGAGGCAGCAGAGCAAGGAGTGTGGACCATCTCCTCTGTGGCCTACACCACTGCTTCACCCATCATCGACAAGTTGGAACCTCAGA TTGCCATTGCCAATGATCTGGCTTGTAAAGGTCTGGACCAGATTGAGAAAAACTTGCCCATCCTTCACCAGCCATCTGAGCAG ATTGTCTCCAGTGCCAAGGATGTGGTAACCAATGCGAAAGATGTCGTGTCCGGTGCCAAGGGAACAGTGTCGGACACCCTGACCAACATGGTGGAAAAGACTCGGGGTGCGGTGCAGGATAGAGTGGACCAGACCAAGGCTGTGGTCAGCGGGAGTGTCAGCACAGTGCTGGAGAGCCGTGTGGCCAGGCTGGTGTGCAGTGGAGTGGACACAGCACTTTCAACCTCTGAGAGCCTGGTGGAGCAGTACCTGCCTCTGACAGAGGACGAACTGG AGCTGGAGGCGAAAACCGTGAATGGCTTTGACATGAAGGAGCCGAGCTACTACGTGCGCCTGGGCTCTCTCTCCACCAAGCTCAGAAAGCGGGCAGCCGCCAAAACCTTGGCCAAAATAAAAGATGGCAAGCAGCGAAGCGTGGAATTCATTTCTGAGCTGAACTCCACTGTTGACCTG ATTGAATATGGCAGAAAGAATATTGACGGGGCTAACCAGATGGTAAATGACAAGCTGAGTTCTTTGGTGGTGTGGAGGTCCAATGGTCCAAACCAGGAAAACAGTCATGAGGCAGAG GCCATTGAGTCTCGCACCTTGGCTCTGGCACGTTCCCTCACTCAGCAGCTCCAGACCACCTGCCTGGTCCTCGTCTCCAGCCTGCAGGGCCTCCCCAACCACCTCCAGCAGGAGGTGTTCTCCGTCGGCCGCTCCGCAACACAGGTCTACAACAGCTTCAGCAAGGCTAAAGTGCTGAAAGACCTGCCAGACAGCGTGTTAACCAACTGCAAAGTCCAGCTGGGCAAAATGAAAGATTCCCTGGACAACGTCATGGATTATCTGGTCAATAACACGCCGCTCAACTGGCTGGTGGGTCCATTTTACCCCCAGATTACGCCCAAGGAGACACAAGCTGCATCCTCCTGCCGTCCCTCCACCCAGCCATGCCGAGAGGCTCTCAATGAGATCGAGATGGAGTCAATGGattcccagcagcagcagcagcagcagccacaacaGTGA
- the plin2 gene encoding perilipin-2 isoform X2, whose amino-acid sequence MNSLCISSQSVVERVTSLPLVSSTYGLVSSVYSNTKGTHPYIKSVCEAAEQGVWTISSVAYTTASPIIDKLEPQIAIANDLACKGLDQIEKNLPILHQPSEQIVSSAKDVVTNAKDVVSGAKGTVSDTLTNMVEKTRGAVQDRVDQTKAVVSGSVSTVLESRVARLVCSGVDTALSTSESLVEQYLPLTEDELELEAKTVNGFDMKEPSYYVRLGSLSTKLRKRAAAKTLAKIKDGKQRSVEFISELNSTVDLIEYGRKNIDGANQMVNDKLSSLVVWRSNGPNQENSHEAEAIESRTLALARSLTQQLQTTCLVLVSSLQGLPNHLQQEVFSVGRSATQVYNSFSKAKVLKDLPDSVLTNCKVQLGKMKDSLDNVMDYLVNNTPLNWLVGPFYPQITPKETQAASSCRPSTQPCREALNEIEMESMDSQQQQQQQPQQ is encoded by the exons ATGAATTCCCTTTGTATTTCCTCACAGAGTGTGGTGGAGAGGGTGACCAGCCTTCCTTTGGTGAGTTCCACTTATGGCTTGGTGTCCAGCGTTTACTCCAACACCAAGGGCACCCACCCTTACATCAAGTCTGTGTGTGAGGCAGCAGAGCAAGGAGTGTGGACCATCTCCTCTGTGGCCTACACCACTGCTTCACCCATCATCGACAAGTTGGAACCTCAGA TTGCCATTGCCAATGATCTGGCTTGTAAAGGTCTGGACCAGATTGAGAAAAACTTGCCCATCCTTCACCAGCCATCTGAGCAG ATTGTCTCCAGTGCCAAGGATGTGGTAACCAATGCGAAAGATGTCGTGTCCGGTGCCAAGGGAACAGTGTCGGACACCCTGACCAACATGGTGGAAAAGACTCGGGGTGCGGTGCAGGATAGAGTGGACCAGACCAAGGCTGTGGTCAGCGGGAGTGTCAGCACAGTGCTGGAGAGCCGTGTGGCCAGGCTGGTGTGCAGTGGAGTGGACACAGCACTTTCAACCTCTGAGAGCCTGGTGGAGCAGTACCTGCCTCTGACAGAGGACGAACTGG AGCTGGAGGCGAAAACCGTGAATGGCTTTGACATGAAGGAGCCGAGCTACTACGTGCGCCTGGGCTCTCTCTCCACCAAGCTCAGAAAGCGGGCAGCCGCCAAAACCTTGGCCAAAATAAAAGATGGCAAGCAGCGAAGCGTGGAATTCATTTCTGAGCTGAACTCCACTGTTGACCTG ATTGAATATGGCAGAAAGAATATTGACGGGGCTAACCAGATGGTAAATGACAAGCTGAGTTCTTTGGTGGTGTGGAGGTCCAATGGTCCAAACCAGGAAAACAGTCATGAGGCAGAG GCCATTGAGTCTCGCACCTTGGCTCTGGCACGTTCCCTCACTCAGCAGCTCCAGACCACCTGCCTGGTCCTCGTCTCCAGCCTGCAGGGCCTCCCCAACCACCTCCAGCAGGAGGTGTTCTCCGTCGGCCGCTCCGCAACACAGGTCTACAACAGCTTCAGCAAGGCTAAAGTGCTGAAAGACCTGCCAGACAGCGTGTTAACCAACTGCAAAGTCCAGCTGGGCAAAATGAAAGATTCCCTGGACAACGTCATGGATTATCTGGTCAATAACACGCCGCTCAACTGGCTGGTGGGTCCATTTTACCCCCAGATTACGCCCAAGGAGACACAAGCTGCATCCTCCTGCCGTCCCTCCACCCAGCCATGCCGAGAGGCTCTCAATGAGATCGAGATGGAGTCAATGGattcccagcagcagcagcagcagcagccacaacaGTGA
- the cdca9 gene encoding borealin-2: MPLGRTRNAGKSQMKEQLSREMRNSRLTLFIQQFEKEAQERMNELESRMENTLATVDKVFKVELMKIAPSLQSTRIADLISEEEISASDVSIAMRNESLEMQQPLRGRSKRVKSTDSAPGQSTPAKKSLTKTSKGGKGTKRTKTLVGSNSTGNVRGLSVTPKRAQSFLTKTNETVPAKPKLRSVVSAGDMHCSLAGSAAHITVTTARGQAVCFSEETKDEINFDLLDDVAWCQIQKLSRLMEYLSGRNRCQR; encoded by the exons ATGCCACTAGGGCGGACGAGAAACGCAGGCAAATCCCAAATGAAGGAGCAGCTGAGCAGAGAGATGCGAAACAGCAGACTGACTCTTTTCATTCAGCAGTTTGAGAAAGAAG CACAGGAGCGTATGAACGAGCTGGAGAGCAGAATGGAGAACACGTTGGCAACGGTGGACAAAGTGTTCAAAGTGGAGCTTATGAAGATTGCTCCCTCGCTCCAGAGCACGCGCATAGCGGATTTAATAAGCG AGGAGGAAATCTCAGCCAGTGATGTGTCTATTGCCATGAGG AATGAATCTCTGGAGATGCAGCAGCCCCTCAGAGGTCGCAGTAAAAGAG TGAAATCAACTGATTCTGCACCCGGTCAGTCCACCCCAGCCAAAAAGTCCTTAACCAAGACCTCCAAA ggaGGAAAAGGAACCAAAAGGACCAAAACATTAGTTGGTAGCAACAGCACTGGAAATGTCAG AGGTTTATCAGTCACCCCCAAAAGAGCTCAAAGCTTCTTGACCAAGACCAACGAAACTGTGCCAGCCAAACCTAAACTCAG GTCGGTGGTCTCTGCTGGTGATATGCACTGTTCACTGGCAGGATCTGCTGCACACATCACTGTAACCACAGCACGGGGACAG GCTGTCTGCTTTTCTGAAGAGACCAAGGATGAAATTAACTTTGACTTGCTGGATGATGTGGCATGGTGTCAGATTCAGAAGCTCTCG aGACTGATGGAATATCTGTCGGGACGAAACCGCTGCCAACGATGA